One genomic window of Candidatus Nitrospira inopinata includes the following:
- a CDS encoding response regulator — MLKPSSSELSALARTILLVSDETAHARLSQSALEEAGFIVLWTNGSSDALKVCAQHDGPIHLLLADLVLPPPEFQLASTANPFPHVNGFELAIRAAETRRNLRVALVCKDPEKELAAHGIAHTRLPVLTKPIDRQNLVSFVQEVLRQAPPMLSRSSHAGTDHETKWFG; from the coding sequence ATGCTGAAACCATCGTCATCCGAACTGTCCGCCCTTGCCCGCACGATTCTTCTCGTCAGCGACGAAACGGCTCACGCTCGACTGTCTCAATCCGCCCTTGAGGAAGCCGGCTTTATCGTGCTGTGGACCAACGGCAGTTCCGACGCGTTAAAGGTGTGTGCCCAGCATGACGGCCCCATTCATCTTCTTCTGGCGGACCTTGTCCTGCCCCCGCCGGAATTCCAACTGGCCTCGACCGCCAATCCATTCCCGCACGTCAACGGGTTTGAGTTGGCGATCAGGGCTGCCGAAACCAGGCGGAATTTGCGGGTCGCTCTCGTGTGCAAGGACCCCGAGAAAGAATTGGCCGCCCATGGGATCGCTCACACGAGGCTTCCGGTGCTCACGAAGCCGATCGACCGGCAAAACCTCGTCAGCTTCGTTCAAGAAGTCTTACGGCAGGCTCCCCCGATGCTGAGCCGATCGAGCCATGCAGGCACCGATCACGAGACAAAGTGGTTCGGATAA
- a CDS encoding Rqc2 family fibronectin-binding protein gives MTLNKTEIEHVLAEIVPALRGGWIQKVEQPADSTIIFHVRVPGHTHRLLISCKPETTRLHLTRHSLPNPPTPPAFCRFLRAHVQGARIDDIRQIPNDRIVEISCASRHGVRTVVCELTGKQADILVIDADRRVLHGLFNRRNLVGHPYAHPAPRQNEDCDTKQIRFIGGENGSVSRAIDDYYSEKESTLTRAHAEETRRRTLQQAVKKERRRIDAWRDDLARAAGYRDYARYGELIKANIGAIRKGADMVTVTDYFDEHLREITIPLDPMKSPQDNMAEYFKKHRKYLAAERELNPRIEQAMRKVAQYQDELRAIEAGTWTPPSTPTPRAVSTGQAHHLLSPRSGAKSSGPFRRFLSFDGLPIFVGRNARENDELTFGVARSEDLWLHARGVPGSHVVVRLEKGADPPAETVRDAATLALLYSDLKKSGKGEVIYTRRKWVKKAKGLAPGAVIVSQERSLSVRLDQKRLERLKTRSPAEER, from the coding sequence ATGACGCTCAATAAGACCGAGATCGAGCACGTATTGGCCGAAATTGTGCCGGCTCTCCGCGGCGGCTGGATTCAAAAAGTCGAGCAACCGGCCGATTCGACGATCATCTTTCACGTGCGCGTTCCCGGCCACACTCATCGGCTTCTGATTTCTTGCAAGCCTGAAACGACCCGCCTGCATTTGACGCGGCACAGCCTCCCCAACCCGCCCACGCCTCCGGCCTTTTGCCGGTTCCTCAGGGCCCACGTGCAGGGAGCCCGCATCGACGACATTCGTCAGATCCCGAACGACCGCATCGTTGAAATTTCCTGCGCAAGCCGGCATGGCGTCAGAACCGTCGTGTGCGAACTGACCGGCAAACAAGCCGACATTCTCGTAATCGACGCGGATAGGCGAGTCCTGCACGGTCTTTTCAACCGACGCAACCTTGTGGGACACCCGTATGCTCATCCGGCCCCGCGGCAAAACGAAGATTGCGATACGAAGCAGATCCGCTTCATCGGCGGGGAAAACGGCTCGGTCTCCCGCGCCATCGACGATTATTACTCCGAAAAAGAATCGACATTGACAAGAGCGCATGCCGAGGAGACTCGTCGGCGAACGCTGCAACAGGCCGTCAAGAAAGAGCGGCGACGGATCGACGCCTGGCGGGACGATCTCGCGCGAGCCGCCGGATACCGCGACTACGCCCGCTATGGAGAACTGATCAAAGCCAATATCGGAGCGATCAGAAAAGGCGCCGATATGGTCACGGTGACGGACTACTTTGACGAGCACCTTCGGGAGATCACGATTCCTCTGGACCCCATGAAATCTCCCCAGGACAACATGGCCGAGTATTTCAAAAAGCATCGGAAATACTTGGCCGCCGAGCGCGAACTGAATCCGCGCATTGAACAGGCGATGCGCAAGGTGGCGCAGTACCAAGATGAGCTGCGGGCGATTGAAGCAGGAACATGGACTCCTCCGTCGACACCGACCCCTCGCGCCGTTTCCACCGGGCAAGCGCATCATCTCCTTTCTCCGCGGAGCGGAGCGAAGTCGAGCGGTCCGTTCCGTCGATTTTTATCGTTCGATGGTCTGCCGATTTTCGTGGGGCGCAACGCGAGGGAGAACGATGAGCTGACGTTCGGCGTGGCTCGAAGCGAGGATCTCTGGCTCCACGCCAGAGGGGTTCCCGGGTCACACGTTGTCGTCCGGCTGGAAAAGGGCGCCGATCCGCCGGCCGAAACCGTTCGCGACGCAGCCACCCTGGCCCTGCTTTATAGCGACTTGAAAAAAAGCGGAAAAGGCGAGGTGATTTACACCAGACGCAAGTGGGTCAAGAAGGCCAAAGGCCTGGCTCCCGGAGCGGTCATCGTCTCGCAGGAACGGTCTCTTTCCGTGCGTCTGGACCAGAAGAGATTGGAGAGGCTGAAAACCCGGTCGCCCGCGGAGGAACGGTAA
- a CDS encoding aKG-HExxH-type peptide beta-hydroxylase, with the protein MTPLLNPQALAQLTAEFRLSMSRLLQDLCRELRTDYQDMSSRLNLPVGLFEQIGRSLAFARFSTWRVVGWIETLNDLVYFLDLLQQWEMEPDRKEFTRQLFAECQDKFFENGYLSDLFPSGGPTGSGFQKRLSSLCGRLAREVTQEALFFDPVRTTKWVGRQTLSGWSTVGSLDANFERADPQAVIPVGLDDGWCEAPDTVRRLLRRSPGRSVFLVKADTIVLRVGRATVPIWSQEKGKERWLWRRRAESKVADTIHGLVTIGPTLVYGSDRSPRKVQQTDTGQVKRIRRAWRTIRSVWPEGHAVLELLTSRIVPLKAKGVVSFSYRHRPGLSFINCFDRDNLDLLDDLIHENSHHHLNLLLRKHVMYRGDRNQRIFYSPWRRSLRPLRGILHAAFTFTMGAMLFERLSSWASGREGDKQWKRAGLTRRDLQRARFRGLEEIESVRYALQDLRYADRRLGWLTGSGRRLVRQMEKVIAEVEDRLAPHRGDVLRSRFGPALRRHVEQLKKARMTYGPMRLSEV; encoded by the coding sequence ATGACGCCACTGTTAAACCCGCAGGCTCTGGCGCAATTGACGGCGGAGTTCCGACTGTCCATGAGCCGGTTGCTGCAGGACCTTTGTCGAGAATTGCGAACCGATTATCAGGACATGTCGTCTCGCCTGAATCTCCCCGTCGGGCTGTTCGAACAAATCGGCCGTTCTCTGGCCTTTGCGAGGTTTTCAACCTGGAGGGTCGTCGGATGGATCGAGACGCTCAACGACCTGGTCTATTTTCTCGATCTTCTCCAACAATGGGAAATGGAGCCGGATCGGAAGGAATTCACGCGGCAGCTTTTCGCCGAGTGTCAGGACAAATTTTTCGAGAACGGTTATCTGTCCGATCTCTTTCCTTCCGGCGGTCCGACCGGTTCGGGTTTTCAAAAGCGGCTTTCGTCTCTCTGCGGCCGCCTGGCCCGGGAAGTGACGCAGGAAGCGTTGTTCTTCGACCCCGTGCGTACGACGAAATGGGTTGGGCGGCAAACGTTGTCGGGATGGTCGACGGTCGGTTCGCTTGACGCGAACTTTGAGCGGGCCGATCCGCAGGCCGTGATTCCCGTCGGTCTGGACGATGGGTGGTGCGAGGCGCCCGATACCGTTCGCCGCCTCTTGCGACGGTCTCCCGGCCGCTCGGTCTTTCTCGTTAAGGCCGACACAATAGTCCTGCGGGTCGGACGCGCGACCGTTCCGATTTGGTCTCAAGAAAAAGGGAAAGAGCGATGGCTCTGGAGGCGACGGGCGGAGTCGAAGGTGGCGGACACGATTCATGGTCTCGTGACGATCGGTCCCACTCTTGTTTATGGGAGCGACCGTTCTCCTCGGAAAGTCCAGCAGACGGACACCGGACAGGTCAAGAGAATCCGCCGCGCCTGGCGCACGATTCGATCGGTCTGGCCGGAGGGCCATGCGGTCTTGGAATTGCTCACGTCGCGGATCGTGCCGCTGAAGGCCAAGGGGGTCGTCAGCTTCAGCTATCGACACAGGCCCGGCTTGTCTTTCATCAACTGTTTCGATCGCGACAATCTCGACCTGCTTGACGATCTGATCCATGAAAACAGCCACCATCACTTGAATCTGTTGCTGCGCAAGCACGTCATGTATCGCGGCGATCGCAATCAGCGGATTTTCTATTCGCCCTGGAGACGAAGTCTCCGTCCCCTTCGCGGCATTCTGCACGCCGCCTTTACGTTCACGATGGGCGCCATGCTGTTTGAGCGGCTCTCATCATGGGCGTCCGGTCGGGAGGGAGACAAACAATGGAAGCGAGCGGGATTGACGAGGCGTGATTTGCAACGGGCCAGATTCCGCGGGTTGGAGGAAATCGAATCCGTGCGCTACGCTTTACAAGATTTGCGGTACGCCGACCGTCGCCTCGGTTGGCTGACCGGATCGGGCCGTCGATTGGTTCGTCAGATGGAGAAGGTTATCGCCGAGGTCGAAGACCGCCTTGCGCCCCATCGCGGCGACGTGTTGCGTTCGAGGTTCGGCCCGGCCCTCCGGCGCCACGTCGAACAATTGAAGAAAGCCCGTATGACCTACGGGCCGATGCGGTTGAGCGAGGTCTAG
- a CDS encoding PKD domain-containing protein, protein MRTTGGRTDHLMRAMGLASALASFAAPWSIETASAFKIIEPPEGAVLKAGGTVSARVDLGTDRGIVKVRYYWSREGDEVLVEQDDATATGSIIAPVTMIGTAEQDPPFGGALPVPQDGIGPMRLLAVADVSRGRLGTRSVFDELIVSVEPEAVLHAIDFETDKPLQLGRTGQSSAFGHVDSLGKIFELPVVGEFSDGVTRRITRPETGTAYDSSDPRVIKILPDGLLQITGNGKTVITVSNRGKQARLDVEVNVNDEPNEPPIADAGTDKTVKAGTKVKLTGIKSRDPEGDALYYSWSQVRGSKVALLDADNSEASFLAPPVSEPRTYRFKLRVTDKRGADSLPAFVNVTVEP, encoded by the coding sequence ATGCGAACAACCGGAGGACGGACGGATCATCTGATGCGCGCGATGGGACTTGCATCCGCTCTTGCGAGCTTCGCCGCGCCGTGGAGCATCGAGACCGCCTCCGCCTTCAAAATCATCGAACCACCGGAAGGCGCCGTTCTCAAGGCCGGCGGCACCGTCAGCGCCCGCGTGGACTTAGGCACGGACCGCGGCATCGTCAAGGTCCGCTATTATTGGTCTCGCGAAGGAGACGAGGTTTTAGTCGAACAGGACGACGCGACGGCCACAGGCTCGATTATCGCGCCCGTGACCATGATCGGAACAGCCGAACAAGATCCGCCGTTCGGTGGGGCCTTGCCCGTTCCACAGGATGGAATCGGACCGATGCGATTGTTGGCGGTCGCGGACGTCTCACGGGGACGACTCGGCACCCGTTCCGTGTTCGATGAACTCATAGTGTCCGTGGAGCCGGAGGCCGTCCTTCATGCGATTGACTTTGAGACCGACAAACCTCTGCAACTGGGACGGACGGGGCAATCGTCCGCCTTCGGCCACGTGGATTCTCTGGGAAAAATCTTCGAACTGCCGGTCGTCGGCGAATTCTCCGACGGCGTGACCCGCAGAATCACCAGGCCGGAGACGGGCACCGCCTATGATTCATCCGATCCCCGCGTCATCAAAATCCTCCCCGACGGCCTCCTGCAGATCACGGGCAACGGCAAGACGGTCATCACCGTTTCGAATCGCGGCAAACAGGCGCGCTTGGACGTGGAAGTCAACGTCAACGACGAGCCCAATGAGCCTCCCATCGCGGACGCCGGAACCGATAAAACCGTAAAAGCCGGGACGAAAGTGAAACTGACCGGCATAAAGAGCCGGGATCCTGAAGGTGATGCGCTCTACTACAGTTGGAGTCAGGTGCGCGGCAGCAAAGTGGCGCTTCTTGACGCCGATAACTCCGAAGCCTCCTTCCTCGCGCCTCCCGTTTCGGAGCCGAGGACCTACCGGTTCAAGCTACGGGTGACGGATAAGAGGGGCGCGGACAGTCTCCCGGCGTTCGTCAATGTGACGGTGGAACCGTAG
- a CDS encoding APC family permease encodes MLLKRWLVGDPLKTAQAGDQRLSKTLALAIFSSNNISSVAYATEEILLVLVLGGAAAIAWSIPVSLAILFLVLILTISYRQIIYEYPEGGGAYTVAKANLGELPSLVAAGALMISYVVTVAVSIAAGIAALTSAVPGLFPHREALGLVTILFIVIMNLRGVRESGTFFSIPTYFAIAGLSLLVIVGVARSLFDPKLDPATGVSVSPIEQAEPITLFLLLRAFAVGCSAVTGMEVISNGVKAFRYPESKNAAVTMIWMSLILGSLFMGVSWMAYHYHVIPKPDETVVSQLARLTFGTGVLYYAVQIGTMILLILAANSAFAGFPHLASILARDGFMPHQMASIGDRLVFSNGIVLLGVFACLLLVVFEGDTHALIPLYAIGVFMSFTISQSGMVQSWLKRKGEHWRKKLVVNGMGALTTGIATLIIATTKFWDGSWIVLFLIPLLILMFRGIRSHYLAVKEQIALARDSRPPHPRRNLVLLPISGVNKSVVRAVDYARSRGGEIRAILVDVNKEETALAEIQWAQWGCGIPLIVLPSPYRSVLGSIMDFIEEQRQKDPDCWITVVLPEILPARWWQNILHNQRALMLKAALLFKERVVLTDVPFHLTR; translated from the coding sequence ATGCTTCTCAAACGCTGGCTGGTCGGCGACCCGCTGAAGACAGCTCAGGCCGGAGACCAGCGATTATCAAAAACCCTCGCGCTCGCCATTTTTTCTTCTAACAATATTTCTTCCGTCGCCTATGCGACGGAAGAAATCTTGTTGGTTCTCGTCCTGGGAGGCGCGGCCGCCATCGCATGGTCGATTCCGGTCAGTCTGGCCATCCTGTTCCTCGTACTGATTCTCACCATCTCCTATCGACAAATCATCTATGAGTACCCGGAAGGAGGCGGAGCCTATACCGTCGCCAAGGCGAACCTGGGGGAGCTGCCATCGCTGGTCGCGGCCGGGGCCTTGATGATCAGCTACGTCGTCACCGTGGCGGTCAGCATCGCGGCGGGAATCGCGGCGCTCACCTCGGCAGTGCCAGGTCTCTTCCCCCATCGTGAAGCGCTCGGGCTTGTGACGATTCTCTTCATCGTCATCATGAACTTGCGCGGCGTCCGGGAGTCGGGCACGTTTTTTTCCATCCCGACGTACTTCGCCATCGCCGGACTCAGTCTCCTCGTCATCGTGGGAGTGGCGCGATCCCTGTTCGATCCGAAACTCGATCCGGCGACGGGAGTTTCGGTCTCCCCGATCGAGCAGGCGGAGCCCATCACGCTGTTTTTGCTTCTTCGGGCCTTTGCGGTCGGCTGCTCGGCGGTCACTGGCATGGAAGTCATCTCGAACGGCGTGAAGGCGTTTCGTTACCCCGAATCGAAAAACGCCGCCGTGACCATGATTTGGATGTCTCTCATTTTAGGCTCGCTCTTTATGGGCGTGAGTTGGATGGCCTATCACTACCACGTTATTCCTAAACCCGATGAGACAGTCGTCTCCCAACTGGCCCGTCTGACGTTCGGAACCGGCGTTCTGTATTACGCCGTCCAAATCGGCACCATGATTCTCTTGATCCTGGCCGCCAACAGCGCGTTCGCGGGTTTTCCCCATTTGGCGTCGATCCTGGCCAGAGACGGATTCATGCCGCATCAGATGGCGTCGATCGGCGATCGTCTGGTCTTCTCGAACGGCATCGTCCTCCTTGGAGTGTTCGCCTGCTTGCTGCTCGTCGTGTTTGAAGGAGACACCCACGCGTTGATCCCGCTCTACGCCATCGGCGTGTTTATGTCTTTCACCATTTCACAGTCGGGAATGGTTCAAAGTTGGCTCAAACGCAAGGGAGAACACTGGAGAAAAAAACTCGTCGTCAACGGCATGGGGGCGCTTACGACCGGCATCGCCACGCTCATCATCGCCACGACGAAATTCTGGGACGGCTCATGGATCGTTCTCTTCCTGATTCCTCTCCTGATCCTCATGTTTCGCGGCATTCGCTCGCACTACTTGGCCGTCAAGGAGCAGATCGCGCTCGCGCGGGATTCCCGCCCTCCCCATCCCCGACGAAACCTGGTGCTCCTTCCGATCAGCGGAGTGAACAAATCCGTGGTGCGGGCCGTCGATTACGCCAGAAGTCGCGGCGGAGAAATCAGGGCGATTTTGGTGGACGTCAATAAAGAAGAAACCGCCCTTGCGGAAATCCAGTGGGCGCAATGGGGCTGCGGCATTCCCTTGATTGTTCTGCCGTCTCCTTACCGTTCCGTGCTGGGATCGATCATGGACTTTATCGAAGAGCAACGGCAAAAAGACCCGGATTGCTGGATCACCGTCGTGCTCCCGGAAATTCTCCCGGCGCGTTGGTGGCAAAACATTCTGCACAACCAACGGGCGCTCATGTTGAAAGCCGCGCTGTTGTTCAAAGAGCGGGTGGTTTTGACCGACGTGCCGTTCCATTTGACAAGGTAA
- a CDS encoding PilZ domain-containing protein, with the protein MGSETDSNRRFAHLRRHCRVRIATPFPCLFALVSPNRRLAVEQGDVGVVYDMSAKGARMMTEAVISPGDRIALSLQFPHHTSPTIIELATVRWGRAQTYGIEFDDRSLIADAGLHTLSGRSSRQFPVSVP; encoded by the coding sequence ATGGGCAGCGAGACGGACTCAAACCGACGGTTCGCCCACTTGCGCCGCCATTGTCGTGTTCGTATTGCGACGCCGTTTCCTTGTTTGTTTGCGTTGGTCAGTCCGAATCGGCGGCTTGCGGTCGAGCAAGGCGACGTCGGGGTCGTCTATGACATGTCAGCAAAGGGCGCTCGCATGATGACCGAGGCGGTGATCTCGCCCGGTGATCGCATCGCACTCAGCCTGCAATTTCCACATCATACCTCTCCCACGATCATCGAGCTCGCGACCGTTCGTTGGGGAAGGGCGCAGACCTATGGCATCGAGTTCGACGATCGTTCGCTGATAGCCGATGCCGGCCTTCACACGCTTTCGGGCCGTTCCTCGCGGCAGTTCCCTGTGTCTGTTCCCTGA
- a CDS encoding GspE/PulE family protein: MNVKPMTQTLRELNLKIEQAEQVNRIIKQIQCATNLDQIVLDLHHDILSLFDAQDLTLFAVDADKKEIFFKIPQVDSVEEFRIPITEQSLAGFCAKYLRPVNVADAYNAAELRSIHPALLHDSTYDKRTGFKTKQVLTYPIVADNKYLMGVIQLLNKKAGSRFTRKDEESVAEIAKALGTAFYNLKNTAKKNPTRFDLLLNGNRLTQTDLDNAIAESRKGVNDLETILLEKYKVPKSELGKSLAQFYKCPYIEYSERTVLDVELLKNLNLDYLKKNHWIPLRRDRASIEILTDDPGDLDRVQDIKRTFPGLNIRFAVGLRRDIAQFLAAGQGDGGGRKLDESVSDILGELVTEAQAEAMEEAAAGGLDENDSAIVRLANQIIADAYRQNASDIHIEPYGEKRETVVRFRVDGECFEYMKIPQSYRRAIVSRIKIMASLDIAERRKPQDGKIKFKLSDTKEIELRVATIPTAGYNEDVVLRILAASEPLPLDQMGFSERNLKALKEISEKPYGIILCVGPTGSGKTTTLHSVLGHINTPDIKIWTAEDPVEITQYGLRQVQVQPKIGFTFAAAMRAFLRADPDVIMVGEMRDKETADMGIEASLTGHLVLSTLHTNSAVETVTRLLDMGCDPFSFADAMLGVLAQRLARRLCKDCKEQYVCTPEEYAELRSGYGAEQWDRLGVKQDNTFHLYRAKGCETCNRSGFRGRIALHELLLGTDEIKRMIQRRATTEEMLKTALAQGMTTLLQDGIQKVLQGQTTYKEVKAVAIK; this comes from the coding sequence ATGAACGTCAAGCCGATGACGCAGACGCTTCGGGAACTCAACCTTAAAATCGAACAGGCCGAGCAGGTCAATCGAATCATCAAGCAGATTCAGTGCGCCACCAACCTCGATCAGATCGTCCTGGACCTCCACCACGATATTCTCAGCCTGTTCGACGCGCAGGACTTGACGCTGTTCGCGGTCGACGCGGACAAGAAGGAAATCTTCTTCAAAATCCCGCAAGTCGACAGCGTCGAAGAATTCCGCATTCCCATCACCGAGCAGAGCCTGGCCGGGTTCTGCGCGAAATACCTCCGCCCCGTCAACGTCGCCGACGCCTATAACGCCGCAGAGTTGCGAAGCATCCATCCCGCCTTGCTCCACGACAGCACCTACGACAAGCGGACGGGCTTCAAAACCAAACAGGTGCTGACTTATCCGATCGTCGCCGACAACAAATACCTCATGGGCGTGATCCAGCTCTTGAACAAGAAAGCCGGATCGCGCTTCACGAGAAAGGACGAAGAATCCGTCGCCGAAATCGCCAAAGCGCTCGGCACCGCCTTCTACAATCTGAAAAACACGGCGAAGAAAAATCCCACGCGCTTCGATCTGCTACTGAACGGCAATCGCCTGACGCAAACCGATCTCGACAACGCAATCGCCGAATCGCGCAAAGGCGTCAACGACCTGGAGACGATTCTGCTCGAAAAGTACAAAGTCCCGAAATCGGAACTCGGCAAGTCGCTGGCGCAGTTCTACAAGTGTCCTTACATCGAATACAGCGAGCGCACCGTCCTTGACGTCGAGCTCCTCAAAAACCTCAATCTTGACTACCTCAAAAAGAATCACTGGATTCCCCTCCGGCGGGACCGCGCTTCAATCGAAATCCTGACCGACGATCCCGGCGATTTGGATCGGGTTCAGGACATCAAACGAACGTTCCCCGGACTCAACATCCGGTTCGCCGTCGGCTTGCGGCGGGACATCGCCCAATTCCTGGCCGCGGGACAAGGAGACGGAGGAGGCCGCAAGCTGGATGAAAGCGTGTCCGACATTCTGGGCGAGCTCGTCACCGAGGCGCAAGCCGAAGCCATGGAAGAAGCGGCTGCGGGGGGGCTTGATGAAAACGACAGCGCCATCGTGCGCCTGGCGAACCAGATCATCGCCGACGCCTACCGGCAAAACGCATCGGACATTCACATCGAGCCTTATGGAGAAAAGCGCGAGACCGTCGTCCGTTTCCGCGTGGACGGCGAGTGTTTCGAGTATATGAAAATTCCCCAGAGTTACCGGCGCGCCATCGTCTCACGGATCAAAATCATGGCCAGCCTCGACATCGCCGAGCGGCGCAAGCCGCAGGACGGAAAGATCAAATTCAAATTGTCGGACACGAAGGAAATCGAACTCCGCGTCGCGACCATTCCAACGGCCGGCTATAACGAAGACGTCGTGCTGCGCATCCTTGCCGCAAGCGAACCGCTGCCGCTCGATCAAATGGGGTTTTCGGAACGCAACCTCAAGGCTCTCAAGGAAATCTCCGAAAAGCCCTACGGGATCATTCTCTGCGTGGGGCCGACCGGATCGGGCAAAACGACCACGCTTCACTCCGTACTGGGCCATATCAACACGCCGGACATCAAGATCTGGACCGCCGAAGATCCGGTGGAAATCACGCAATATGGATTGAGACAAGTCCAAGTTCAACCGAAAATCGGTTTCACGTTCGCCGCGGCCATGCGCGCGTTCCTGCGCGCGGACCCGGACGTGATCATGGTCGGAGAAATGCGGGACAAAGAAACGGCCGACATGGGCATCGAAGCCTCTCTCACGGGCCATTTGGTGCTCAGCACCCTGCACACGAACAGCGCGGTGGAAACCGTCACCCGCCTGCTCGACATGGGTTGCGATCCCTTCAGCTTCGCCGACGCCATGCTGGGCGTCTTGGCTCAACGCCTTGCCCGGCGCCTCTGCAAAGATTGCAAAGAACAGTACGTCTGCACGCCGGAGGAATACGCCGAACTCCGGTCGGGCTATGGGGCGGAGCAATGGGATCGACTCGGAGTCAAGCAGGATAATACGTTTCACCTGTATCGCGCCAAAGGCTGCGAGACGTGCAACCGCTCCGGTTTCAGAGGACGCATCGCTCTCCATGAGCTGCTGCTCGGCACCGACGAAATCAAACGCATGATCCAGCGCAGGGCCACCACGGAAGAGATGCTCAAGACCGCTCTCGCTCAAGGCATGACGACCCTCCTCCAAGACGGCATCCAAAAAGTGCTTCAGGGACAGACCACCTACAAAGAGGTCAAGGCGGTCGCCATCAAATAG
- a CDS encoding proline--tRNA ligase — protein sequence MKTSQLLIPTLREDPGEAETVSHRLMLRAGLIRKTAAGIYTYLPLGLRVIRKIEGIIREEMNRAGAQELLMPIASPAELWKETGRWDHYGKELLRFKDRHDRDFCLGPTHEEVITDLFRREVRSYRQLPLNFYQIQTKFRDEIRPRFGLMRGREFIMKDAYSFDGDEAGARASYQKMYDAYTRIFTRCGLTFRAVEADTGLIGGDVSHEFMVLAATGEATVAYTEEGSYAANLERAEILPPADADDAPFQPLTAVSTPQCRTVEEVTSFLHVLPRQLVKTLIYKAENEPVAVLVRGDHELNEVKLARLLRVMDVQLADPETVLRLTSAPVGFAGPIGLSGIRILADHAIAGMRNVVVGGNREDTHYVNANLDRDFTVDRFADLRNAQAGDPSPRGDGPLVLAKGIEVGQVFLLGTKYSKSMNATILDDHGKERFAVMGCYGIGVGRTAAAAIEQNHDEKGIIWPFPIAPFHVHLLPVTQSSKTAEATARLYETLQEGGFEVLWDDRDERAGVKFNDADLIGAPFQIVIGDKGLADGVVEVKIRRTGAKSRVSPSDILTHLGKAAPDKADLESARPRS from the coding sequence ATGAAAACCTCTCAACTCCTCATCCCCACCCTGCGGGAAGATCCCGGCGAGGCGGAAACCGTCAGTCACCGGCTGATGCTCCGGGCTGGGTTGATTCGCAAAACGGCCGCCGGCATTTACACGTACCTTCCCCTGGGGCTGCGGGTCATCCGAAAGATCGAAGGCATTATTCGCGAGGAGATGAATCGGGCCGGCGCACAGGAGTTATTGATGCCCATCGCCTCTCCGGCCGAATTGTGGAAGGAGACCGGTCGCTGGGACCATTACGGCAAGGAATTGCTCCGTTTCAAAGACCGTCATGACCGAGATTTCTGCCTCGGCCCCACACATGAAGAGGTCATCACCGATCTGTTCAGGCGTGAGGTGCGCTCGTATCGGCAACTGCCCCTCAACTTTTATCAAATCCAGACGAAATTTCGCGATGAGATACGGCCTCGCTTCGGGCTGATGCGAGGCCGGGAGTTCATCATGAAAGACGCCTACAGTTTCGATGGTGACGAGGCGGGCGCGCGGGCGAGCTATCAAAAAATGTACGACGCCTACACCAGAATTTTTACCCGATGCGGCCTGACCTTTCGCGCGGTCGAGGCCGACACCGGATTGATCGGAGGAGACGTTTCGCATGAATTCATGGTCTTGGCCGCCACCGGCGAAGCGACCGTGGCGTACACCGAGGAAGGATCGTATGCGGCCAATCTCGAACGGGCGGAAATTTTGCCTCCTGCCGACGCCGATGACGCTCCGTTTCAACCGCTGACGGCCGTATCGACTCCCCAATGCAGAACGGTGGAAGAGGTCACGTCCTTCCTGCACGTTCTCCCGCGGCAACTGGTCAAGACACTCATCTACAAGGCGGAGAACGAGCCGGTCGCCGTCCTCGTCCGAGGGGATCACGAGCTGAACGAGGTGAAGCTGGCCCGTCTCTTACGCGTGATGGACGTTCAGTTGGCCGACCCCGAGACCGTCTTACGCCTCACGAGCGCCCCCGTCGGCTTCGCCGGCCCCATCGGTCTCTCCGGCATCCGTATCTTGGCGGACCACGCGATCGCAGGCATGCGAAACGTCGTGGTCGGCGGGAACCGGGAGGACACACACTACGTCAACGCCAATTTGGACCGCGACTTTACGGTCGATCGCTTCGCCGACCTTCGGAACGCACAGGCGGGCGACCCTTCGCCGCGCGGAGACGGTCCTTTGGTCCTGGCGAAGGGCATCGAAGTGGGCCAAGTCTTCCTCCTCGGGACAAAGTACAGCAAGAGCATGAACGCCACGATTCTCGACGATCACGGCAAGGAGCGTTTTGCCGTCATGGGCTGCTACGGGATCGGCGTCGGCCGAACCGCCGCGGCCGCCATCGAGCAAAACCACGACGAGAAAGGCATCATCTGGCCGTTTCCGATCGCTCCCTTTCACGTCCATCTGCTGCCGGTCACACAATCGAGCAAAACCGCCGAAGCCACCGCCCGTCTTTACGAGACGCTGCAGGAGGGAGGGTTCGAAGTCCTTTGGGACGATCGAGACGAGCGCGCCGGCGTCAAGTTCAATGACGCCGACCTCATCGGAGCTCCTTTCCAAATCGTGATCGGCGACAAAGGGCTTGCCGACGGCGTCGTTGAAGTCAAAATCCGACGGACCGGAGCGAAATCGCGCGTCAGTCCATCGGATATTCTGACTCATCTCGGCAAAGCCGCTCCGGACAAAGCTGACCTTGAATCGGCCCGGCCGCGCTCGTAA